Within the Epinephelus lanceolatus isolate andai-2023 chromosome 9, ASM4190304v1, whole genome shotgun sequence genome, the region GTTTTAGTTGTAATGTGTGACATCATGTCATGTTATTGTCTCCTCAGTAAAACCGAGACGTCCTGTGACGACGGTCAAAGTTCGGACCCGCCAAAAGTAATGAAAATATTCAACCGCTCTCTCCTCTTCGACTGCGTGTCACGTGCAGACCCCGAGGCCCTCGATGGCCTGTTGGAGTACCTGCAAACTCATGAAAAGAGGTTAACTGACGAGGAGTTCAGAGGTGAGACAAAAAGGTTGTTGCTGAATGTGATATCTGTGCACTGCTTTTCTTTGACATGACAGACGACAAGTGAACAAAATGGGTTTGACTAGGAGGAACATTTTGTGATGCAGATgatgcagatttatttttcactcTATCACACGGTTTCTGTCAAACCTCTCTCTCTTGAATCTCAACTCTGCCTTTGCTCTAAAACAGAAGCTCAGCTTCATCTAGTGACAGTTTTACCTTTGGCCTTTTGTGTTCCCCTGCTCCCCTCTATATGCTGTTTTTGGCTCAAAGGATGTGAGAGGGAAATGGTGGAGCTGAGTCTTTGTCCTGCTAGAGGCAGGCCCAAGGAAagcttcctgtgtgtgtctaagAAGTTTTTTTTCAGGCTTATAACAAGAAGCAGAGAGAAATCACAGCAAACTGTCATCTCCTTCAGAGtgaaacatggctttacagagtttttcaaaaaaatgagAGTCTAAAAATAGCGAGGGGCTTTCTTGACCTCTGTCTTTCACAGTTTGACCTCATGAACGCTACTTAATCATTTGCATGCAACAATTCCCAGAACTCTGTCTTCTTATTTTATGGGTTCATTCCCAGAACATTGAGAGGAACACACCAGGAGGTCACATTTTATATGAAACTAGATTCCCAACCAGGGGTTCTTCTACCACAGGGGGTAGTTCTGCAGTTATCAGGGTATACCCGTAAAGATTGTGGAGTAGGACAACGAATTCAATATTATCATAAAGAGCTAATCATCATGGATGAATGGTTGAAATTTCCAGCTTCTGCCAAATGTATTACACGTGCAAACTTGACTAAACCAACCTAAACATTTACACTCAACATTATGGGTCATGTTGATGATGGTATACTAAAACAAATGGGTGAACTTACACAAAaaactttgtttgttttctttgttttaatttcatttctcCACCAGAGCCGTCCACAGGGAAGACATGTCTGCCTAAAGCCCTGTTGAACCTTTACGGTGGGCAGAACGACACCATCCCACTGCTGGTGGACATAGCAGAGAAGACTGGAAACCTCAGAGAGTTCATAAATACACCCTTCAGGGATGTCTACTACAGAGGTATGGATGTGATCGTAACATGCAGTTACATACAAGTCATTTGCAATTGAAAGGAGTTTAAATAAAGAGGTAATTTGACTTTTGCAGTTTTATACAAGACGGTGATCCCTTCATCTTATGCTGGGCTAAAGCTAGCAGAGACAGTGTTTTTTGAGAGCTGCCTTATCTGTCCTGGCTGGTGGTTGAGGCCCTGTTATGGGGCCTTAGGCATGTATTTGTATTATCTATGTGTACAACTCTGTGAAAGAGAAGATCCAGGCCTCATTTGTTTGACTCTCATCCTTTACATTGCTGTGactaaagaggaaaaaataggTTTCAAGAACACCTTTCAACACAAAGAGTGTTGTTGCTCTTTATTGTTTTCTCCAAAATTGCTTGAGTTGCCTGTTTAATTAGACTCTGTACATTTCACAATTATGGTCAGTTTGAACAAAAACTCTGCTTTATTTTCTCATGCAGGAAACACTTTTTATGTGACAACATAAAAACTTTTAAGGGCTAAGTTTCTATGGGTTCTGACCCAATAGAAACAACCTGCACGTAAATGTAGCCCTAACCCTTATGGCTTTTAGTCTGTTTTTTATGACCTCGACCCTCAAGCTCATAACTGGGCGTCAGTttctcaaaagaaaaacatcctgTAGATAAAATGACAAGAGTTGACACTCTTCAATTAAACACAAAGCAACACTTTTGAATACTAATAAtagttaaaatgtgtaaaatgtatTCATTGCATTGTCAGGCCAGACGGCGCTCCACATTGCTATAGAGCGCCGGTGTAAGCAGTATGTGGAGCTGCTGGTGGAGCAGGGAGCTGATGTTCATGCCCAAGCCAGGGGACGCTTCTTCCAGCCCAGAGACGAAGGGGGCTACTTCTACTTTGGTAATGACCTTTGTCAGCATATAAATCTAGCGTGGAAACAAAAGAGTTCATTGTGCTGCTGTATTTCCCGTTTTCAGCTAACCTTTTTCTCCATCCTGAGGTGGTAAAACAGTGCAGGCAGACGGTCACCAGAAGTTCTGTTAAAACTGTTACTGTATGTTCTGCCTCATGTGGTAGTAATAATGTGGTGTGTCTGCGGTTTTTATGACTTCACTGGTCACTCTTTGAGTTTCCACACTGGCTCCAAATGCTTATTCTGTCTTTTACAGCacaaaactgacatcaaagttATGCAATATGCACATCAGCAGCTGCCAAGATAACATAGTTAACGCACAGGACATGGTCCTGGCAAGGAAACCGCAGTTGCCATGGAGAAATAAAGTGACATAAGACCCCACCCTTTCTCTTTTTAACGTGGCAGGTTTAGGCTGAGTTAACACAGTCAGGATCCTGCTGTGGTCCAGAGGTGAAGTCCAACTCATAGCCAAATGTTTTTTGAAGTATCGTAAGAGAAACCGTCATCAGTGGTGCtccacaaacacatgaaaagaCGAGCATGATGTCATATGTTTAAGAGGTTGTCCAGTGAAAGGTGTCAGTGTTCTGCAGTTTAGAAAACATCCTCTGCTGACCCTCCTCTGGGCAGGACCTCACTGACCTGTTAGAGAGGGAAAGAAATCAGCGCTCAACATCGCCCTCTGTGGTTTACTTTAGGAAACAACCTCCAATATCACAGTCTGTGGTacccaggaaaaaaaacagttatttatttatatcagtGTGTCCTTTTAGCCTTCTGATGGTAATTATAGCAGATATAATTGATTTTAATGTTACTCTACCAACAGCACTGAAAGATGTGTAGCTGGTTATGtactcttgttttattttttacccaACCCAATTTTAAGAATTGTTTATTACATTCATGCGTTATATTTCTCACTCATCACAGAGGAGATGATTTCTATTTGCACTTAGCACGCTTGTCATTCCCAAATCCCAGCGTGTCCGCGCACAGCGTGAGTAATTTGCTGCGGAGCTTTGCAGTGAGGTGAACAGGAACCTGGCAGGGCTGATGGCTAATGGGATTTAGACTCACGCTAACACTCTGCATGCACCCGTGCAAATCCATGAAGAGGAGCGTTTCTATGTGAGGTGACAAAGTAATCTGTCACCCATGGCAACGGCTCATTTTCAGCAGCTGCTTTTGGCACTCTGGCCCCATTGCGCTCCTCCTTCAAACAACTGCTAATTGTGCTGTTTTCATAGCGGGGATTTAAGtcaaatctttgatccatgtttAGTATgctttgcaaaaacatacagaTGCCAGCTACAGTTCTTAATTAACCCTCCTGTTGATTTGCTTATTTTTAATCTGAAATACAGTTGCTTTAATCTCCTGTGAATTCAGAATGAGGTGAgtgctccctccctctccctatTTGCCTAGGTGAGCTGCCTCTCTCACTGGCCGCATGCACTAACCAGCCTGACATAGTGCGCTACCTGACTGAGAATCCACACAAGAAGGCCGACCTGCGGCGCCAGGACTCACGTGGAAACACGGTGCTGCACGCCCTAGTGCACATCGCAGACAACACCAAGGACAACACACGTTTCCTCACAAAGATGTACGACCTGCTGCTAATCAAGAGCGTCAAGCTCTACCCAGACTGCAGCCTGGAGACAGTGCTCAACAACGATGGCATGTCACCCCTCATGATGGCCGCCAAGCTGGGAAAGATCGGGGTAGGGATAATGATGAATCAGTGTGTCAAGCAGCATGAGTATAATAAAGGAAATGTTTTCTTCATCACATCTCTACAGGCCATAATTAGTCAGAGGTCAGCAGGTCAGCTTCTCCATATTCCTACAGGTTTTTCAGCACATTATTCGACGGGAGATCAAAGATGAGGAAGCTCGTCATCTATCACGTAAGTTTAAGGACTGGGCGTATGGGCCAGTGTACTCCTCCCTCTATGATCTGTCTTCACTGGATACTTGTGGAGAGGAACCGTCTGTGCTTGAAATCCTGGTCTACAACAGCCGCAATgaggtgaaaaaaaatcttaaatctaTGTGCTTGTTCCAACTATAACAAAATACAGCTGAAATTGTTGAACTGAAAATGTTTCCCTCAAGATCAGAGTATTAAAAGCAACCAAgcataacataaaaatgtacagtacaggccaaaagtttggacacaacttctcattcaatgcgttttctttattttcatgagtatttacattgtagattctcactgaaggcatcaaaactatgaatgaacacatgtggagttatgtacttaacaaaaaaagttgaaataactgaaaacatgttttatattctagtttcttcaaaatagccaccctttgctctgattactgctttgcacactcttggcattctctccatgagcttcaagaggtagtcacctgaaatggtttccacttcacaggtgtgccttatcagggttaattagtggaatttcttgctttatcaatggggttgggaccatcagttatgttgtgcagaagtcaggttaatacacagccgacagccctattggacaactgttaaaattcatattatggcaagaaccaatcagctaactaaagaaaaacgagtggccatcattactttaagaaatgaaggtcagtcagtccggaaaattgcaaaaactttaaatgtgtccccaagtggagtcgcaaaaaccatcaagcgctacaacgaaactggcacacatgaggaccgacccaggaaaggaagaccaagagtcacctctgcttctgaggataagttcatccgagtcgccagcctcagaaatcgcaagttaacagcagctcagatcagagaccagatgaatgccacacagagttctagcagcagacccatctctagaacaactgttaagaggagactgcgcgaatcaggccttcatggtcaaatagctgctaggaaaccactgctaaggagaggcaacaagcagaagagatttgtttgggccaagaaacacaaggaatggacattagaccagtggaaatctgtgctttggtctgatgagtccaaatttgagatctttggttccaaccgccgtgtctttgtgagacgcagaaaaggtgaatggatggatttcacatgcctggttcccactgtgaagcatggaggaggaggtgtgatggtgtgggggtgttttgctggtgacactgttggggatttattcaaaattgaaggcacactgaaccggcatggctaccacagaatcctgcagcgacatgccatcccatccggtttgtgtttagttggacgatcatttatttttcaacaggacaatgaccccaaacacacctccaggctgtgtaagggctatttgaccaagaaggagagtgatggagtgctgcggcagatgacctggcctccacagtcaccggacctgaacccaatcgagatggtttggggtgagctggaccgcagagtgaaggcaaaggggccaacaagtgctaaacacctctgggaactccttcaagactgttggaaaaccatttcaggtgactacctcttgaagctcatggagagaatgccaagagtgtgcaaagcagtaatcagagcaaagggtggctattttgaagaaactagaatataaaacatgttttcagttatttcacctttttttgttaagtacataactccacatgtgttcattcatagttttgatgccttcagtgagaatctacaatgtaaatagtcatgaaaataaagaaaacgcattgaatgagaaggtgtgtccaaacttttggcctgtactgtattttagtATATCAAAAACCTGAGTCAGAGTGTGTACACAGATCAGGATTTCTTTAAGTGTCATGTTTCTGGTCCTGTTGTCAGAACCGCCATGAGATGCTGGCAGTGGAGCCCATCAATGAGCTGTTGAGGGCCAAATGGCAGAAGTTTGCTGCCGTCACCTTTTACATCAGTGTGGTTTCCTACCTCATCACCATGATCATCTTCACCCTGGTCGCTTATTACCACCCAACACAGGGAACGGTAGGTGTGAAACCACCATATTGCATCGGAACAAATCAGTGCTTCATGATGTGAAATTGTTAAATGTGCCAATGCATCACTTGATATTCAGGACAATACAAGAACATATTTTTACTATAACAGGTATTTAAAGATGTACCTTGCAGGATTGTTTCGCCTcgctgtatttgcattttttccagcGCTGtatctcttggatgcctgctgcttatgatCTGGCACTTTTTTATAAAATCCCGACCTCACCTGGACGCTGTGGGGGTCAAGCCCATCCCATTTATGTcccaaacacaacaacataagaagaaaataagaaaatacaggcagagggcagagtctctgccaAAAAATAACACTGCCACATACCTccagtaataaaataataataataataataataataataataataataataataataataatgcattttattaataggcacctttcaaagcactcaaggacaccttaaaAGAcacggttaaaaaaaaacaagcagcaatgtatccaAAGATCGTAATATACAATAAGAGTTAATAAAATGACGAGACAAAAATTTTAATTATAAATTTAaggtataaaatcatcatcatggagtcatcatcagtgcaggCCAGGGTACCATATGTGTGTCACTGTTAAATCAGACTGAATATGCCAgtttgaaaaggtgtgttttcagatgggATTTGAAAGTGGAAATTGAGTCAATACTGCGAATGTCATGGGAGAGAGAATTCCAGAGGCGAGGGGGCAGAATGGCTGAAGGTTCTAGAAGCCATGGTAGTTAAGCGCGCAGATGGTGATATGAGTTGCAGAAGAGGATCTAAGAGTACGGgagggtgtgtagatatgaaggagttcaAACAGGTAGGTAGGGGTCACAAGTGATGTTTGAGTGGAATTACTTCTTTATGATAGTGCATAGTATATCTGTAACTTTTTAGCAGAGAAAAATCCTTTCTAAACTGGATGGTAGTTTACATATCTGCTCCCAATCTGCATGTGTCTATAAGGAATGTTGTTACTGAAGAAATCTAAAACCATCCATCCCTGACAAGCTAAATTCTTCCCGTAGATGTTCATATGTATATTgtgtatggattttttttttttattgctaaaATGTTCAGATTGAGTGAATTGATAAACCCCCATCCTGCTTCCTTCCAGCCTCCGTACCCTTACACAACGTCCTCTGACTACTTGCGCATGGCAGGAGAGATTGTCACCTTGGCATCAGGaatcttcttcttcctcaccaATGTGAGTCAACACACTCTGACGCTTCTTTATCGTTTGATCATTAGTTGCTCACGACTGTCTCCCAGTCTTTTGCAAACCTGTAACAATAGTGTTGTTGTCATTATGGAAATGCCTCTCTTGCTCTTTGCAGATTAAGGACCTCTTCTTGAAGAAGTGCCCTGGGGTGAAGTCTTTATTTATTGATGGATCTTTTCAACTGCTGTAGTAAGTCTCCATCCTCCGTTCCCCTCTTCCTCACCTCTGCCATAGCTTTTGCTGACTTTTACTTGAGGCAAATGTTGCATCCTCTTAATTGAGTCATCTAATTAATTTCTCAGCCTCCTTGCTGGCACGTTTTATAGTTTACATCTTTAATTAAGCCCATGATCCAAACAAAGAGCAGAGAATGTCAAGCACCTCTCTGAACCGTCTTGATTCAAATCATTAGCAACATGGCTGTGTTGTCTACACTCTGTTAAAAATGCCAAATGCCAGCAATCACATCTGCCTGCCTTCAAGTATTACTCCAGTATCACAAACTTTAACATCATGACAAACGTCCTCTGTGTCTTCTCCAGCTTCATCTACTCGGTACTGATTGTAGTCACAACTGCTCTCTACCTGTCTGGCATTAAGGCCTATGTGTCTGTGATGGTGTTTGCACTCGTCCTGGGCTGGATGAACACTCTGTACTTCACCAGAGGCCTGAAGCTCACTGGCACCTACAGCATCATGATACAGAAGGTTAGATAATGGAGACAATAAACCAATGCATATTAATTAACCTTAAAAATCATTATCCATGTGTCTTACCACTCCTCTTACTTTTGGTTCACAGATTCTTTTCAAAGACCTTTTTAGATTTCTGCTTGTGTACGTGCTCTTCATGATTGGATATGCATCAGGTACTGTAGGCTCATGGTCACCTCACTTTACAGGTGTAATGCTGTGTCTGCATTAATTAAAGTGATAGTTTGCCATTTTAGGAAATAGTTAATGTCACTAACACTTATATTTTGTCCATTAATTTAAATATGAAGTTACGACCAGGATGCTTccagttttaatgcaaaaaccTAAATATCTAACCATTAACTTGACGCTATTAACTTTCAGTCTTAATGTCAGGTTAATTTAAGCTAACTGTGACCCTAAAGCTAACAGggtgtttccccctgcttctaGTTTTTTTGCTAAGCTAAGTGTCTCCTGGCTGCCtcatatttaacagacagacatgagagtggtatcaatctcctCATCTAACTTTTGGTAAAAAAAGCAATAGTACTAATGTACTAATCCTTTAAGCGCTCATAGACACATAACCAGACTTCCTCTGTTCCCACCGCACAGCCCTGGTGTCCCTGCTGACAGCGTGTCCTCCACCGGGCACAGAGTGCGACGGAGGCTGCCCCACCTACCCCGACTGCAGGGACACAGACACCTTCAGTGCTTTCCTACTTGACCTCTTTAAGCTGACCATTGGGATGGGAGAGCTGGACATGATCCACAGTGCACAGTATCCTGCAGTCTTCCTCATCTTGTTGGTGACCTACATCATTCTCACCTTTGTCCTGCTGCTGAACATGTTAATCGCTTTGATGGGAGAGACAGTGGGGCAGGTGTCCAAGGAGAGCAAGAAGATCTGGAAGCTTCAGGTGAGATGGAAGTAGCTGTTTGTGATGGGCGCTGTCAGTGAAATATGGTCTCATGTTCAGTTCTTCCAAATGATTAAAACGCATGTAGTGTCTTTACCTCATCTGGTATCTAGacatgcagatagttttggtttggCCTTTTTTTGGCAGGTTTTgatcatttttcatttgtggTGCTTACAGGaatgaaaaattacattttcttgCAGCTGCAGCTCCCAGTATGAACACGTAAATCAGAGGGtaacaaactcattttagttcatgggccgcATAAAGTTCAATTTGATCGCAGGTGggctggaccagtaaaaccattgcataatattttataaataacaaacactGTACCATCCGTATATCATGCTGAATAGTAAGGTAAGGGTAAGGGCAAGGGACTCATCCTGAGGGGCACGTGAATCTATTCACCTATTTTTTTAATGGCAATCAGTTGAGTACTGGAGGAAAGGTCAGGGGATCATCGGGATTTATACTCTAGGGACCGTGGATATCTGAAGATGAAGAATTAAAGATGAATCTGCATGGCTATTTACCACAACATGCAAATAAGAAaatttgttttgtcatttaagTGGCTTAAATAGTATAATTAAACATAATGTCTTCTCACAGTGGGCAACGACCATCTTGGACATCGAGCGCTCTTTCCCAGTCTGCCTCCGCAAGTCTTTTCGAGCTGGGGAGATGGTGACTGTGGGGAAGAACTGGGACGGCACACCTGACCGACGCTGGTGCTTCAGGTATTAATGCATGACCCACAATCACAGTCACTCAGCAGTGCCAATGCCACTTCAAAGAGAACTGTCAAGCCCACTGGTGTCTTGTTATATCAGGGTGGATGAGGTGAACTGGTGCCACTGGAATCAGAATCTGGCAATAATCAATGAAGATCCAGGCAAGAATGAGACCTGCCAAGCCAACGGGTTGCAGCAGAGCGTCAGAGCTTTGCGGAGAGGTGAGATTCTCACTGTGCTCTTATGAATAAATGCATTAACAAATAAGTATATATTCATGGCGCGCacactgacttattcatacagATCAAAGAAAATCCTTCTTTTCTTATCCCCCTCTAGACCGCTGGTCCACAGTGGTCCCGCGGGTGGTGGAGTTAAGTAAGGGGCCACGGCCTCGTGATCTGGTGGTGGAGATGGAGCCGCTTACGCCAAGACACTGACGCCTGCAGAAGACTACAGCTGTCCTTCTTATAGGGGACTGCAGAGAGCCATCAGCACCAGTGAGATCACTCTGCAGGGAACGATTTGGCCAATAAATGACTAATTTGCACAGATTTCATGTGCCTTTTGTTCAAAGATAGTATAGTAAATATTACAGTAAGACAGTCAGTGTAAGAAGACAGACTgagcacacagagacactggaTGTACAACGTCTTAAAGAATCACTGATctgaaaaaacatcaaaaagagTCAAAAACTTGAcataaaaaaagtataaaaaatagCTATAATTTGTCTTTTACTTGCCACAgaagaataaaaaacttattatAAAAACGTACTGTACCTCTGCATTTCAGACATCAGCAGCTGATCACTCAGGGATTTAAGTGAGTCAAAATATTTCAGCATTTCCCATCTCATTATAGTGTTACAGAAAACAGAATCATGGGTTTTCTAATAGCTAGCAGAAGCATAATTACTGTATTATTGCATCAGCAGTGTAAACAAAAGCTTTGCTAGAAATGCCATCTACAGATATAATCACAATGGGAGATATTTCTTCATCACTGCAATAAATATTCATAGGCTTACAGAGTAGAAGTTGGCTTTTATTTGCTTGCTCTATATTTAAGAGGTCCCTATATGTATCATGAAGATTATATTGTATGTGCTAATTTGAATGTGTATTGTTCCAGCTATGGGGGTTCAGTGTGTAGAAACTGGATCTATGTATTTTATGAAGTGTATTTTCCCTTTATTTTCTATACCATATTAATCAAATAGTTTTAAAACTATGAAAGTCTTGGGCTGGGACCGCCGGTGCCGGCAGCGTAGCTTTCATGTAACTGAAACAATGCACTATGCCAATTTGTGATGTGTGCATTATTGTATGAACACAAAGACATTGTTCGGAACAAGATGGGAATGATGAGCAGGTTATAGTTGTCAAGCAAATATGCAAATGCAAGACAATAGCCTTCCGTGTTATGGTTTGTCTTTGAATTTCCAGAGTTATTGTTCCTTTGCAGCTGGGGTATTTGCATAATCAACTCTCAGGCCTTGCCATTATgtgcccccacccccaccccccatttGCTGCAGTGCTTTTATTGCAATTGGCTCCTTGCCCTATAGAGCATCTTGTTGATGCACaactactgtatgtatgtatacatgtatgtgagTTATTGTACTACATGACAGGGTGTGATAAAGAGCAGATAGGCCATGCAATTCATTTTCGCTAATTGATTGCTGTCGAAGGTCACAGGTCATTGTTCACAATGTTTACATTGCTTTTATAAAGAGAAATGCCTATGcatttttttacattgtttatTGCTGCacagaacaataaacactgaatttattttatgaacCACACAGTACTCTGTCTTCCTATTCCTGCATTGGACTATGAGATTCTTCTTCTGAGGATGTTTTGCAATCAGTACTTAAATGATAGATGGATTATTGTATCCCTGGGCATTTGCTATCAGCCAGAAATGATTTAATTtgatcaaaaagaaaaaaaagaaagagccCATGGAAGCTCTTTGAACAGAcgcaaatcaaataaataaatatagataaataaagaaagaaagaaagatacaAAGAAAGTAAATACTTAGATATGGAAATGtaagcttttttttaatatatatatatatatatatatatggttaTGTATTCTGTTTCCATTTGTGGTTTAACAAGAGTGATACAGTAGAGTTTAGGGGTGTTGTGAAATACTGGTATTGATGATaactgtgatatttaaaaatgaaatattgaaaACATGCTAATAACAGATATATGATAATACTGTTCAAATAATCCAGCACCTCTTAAAtaattttctcttctctctgttttccttttgtctgCCTCTCCACCTCTGTACATTTTGAATGTAATTTATTTaccaaaaaagagacaaattgcacaataaacaaagttaaagatgaatttgacttacagtattttcttttcaaattttCTACAAATATCGTTATCATGAATTCTTTTGGCCATGATGGTTATGTAGTgaaaattatgttgttttttgttgttgtttttcttttattgacataattttattttcgACACAACTTGCAGGTATACATTAACCAATAACTGCTGTCAATGCCACAGCACATGAAGATATCAGGACAATGACAGacagttaaataaacaaaacagggCATGACAACAATTAATTATTTGACCTTCTCTTAACAACATCATACCTCATATAACACAGCTCCactgttatgacaaagacagtaGCAGACACAAAGAAGTATCACAACATATACACCTGCACCCCTCAACCCTGACCTTTCCTGTCCCCAGAGACCTTTCTCTAAATTCTACTATACATGTGTAAAGTTTCTCAAACGAGCACTATagagtaaaaacaaagacaaaatacaaataaattcaTACCATTTCCTTGCAAGGTATCTAAGTGTCTACATTTCTCATCATAACATTGTTCTACTATTTGTTGCATGTAAAATATACATGTTATATCACCACATGAAAGTTAAGAATTACATTTTAGCTAAGCATCTATATAATCTTTCACAGAGCGTTTTGATGacaaaaaacaatattcttgattttctgtgtattttttaataagTGCACCTTCATTCCACATTAAACCAAATTCTCCAAAACTCAAGGATTTTGAGTTCTGTCCTGTTAAT harbors:
- the trpv4 gene encoding transient receptor potential cation channel subfamily V member 4, translating into MNEGRSALLRRCHLALSKADTLSSVPASDALSADAGDGGAAQPESDAAFNLSEFSHLFENEDNSPSTQDTSQDSVVELVQPGQPADGRQNLRMKFQGAFKKGISTPMDLLESTIYESNVVQGPKKAPMDSLFDYGTYRNTSNQKRRRKKLPRGKTETSCDDGQSSDPPKVMKIFNRSLLFDCVSRADPEALDGLLEYLQTHEKRLTDEEFREPSTGKTCLPKALLNLYGGQNDTIPLLVDIAEKTGNLREFINTPFRDVYYRGQTALHIAIERRCKQYVELLVEQGADVHAQARGRFFQPRDEGGYFYFGELPLSLAACTNQPDIVRYLTENPHKKADLRRQDSRGNTVLHALVHIADNTKDNTRFLTKMYDLLLIKSVKLYPDCSLETVLNNDGMSPLMMAAKLGKIGVFQHIIRREIKDEEARHLSRKFKDWAYGPVYSSLYDLSSLDTCGEEPSVLEILVYNSRNENRHEMLAVEPINELLRAKWQKFAAVTFYISVVSYLITMIIFTLVAYYHPTQGTPPYPYTTSSDYLRMAGEIVTLASGIFFFLTNIKDLFLKKCPGVKSLFIDGSFQLLYFIYSVLIVVTTALYLSGIKAYVSVMVFALVLGWMNTLYFTRGLKLTGTYSIMIQKILFKDLFRFLLVYVLFMIGYASALVSLLTACPPPGTECDGGCPTYPDCRDTDTFSAFLLDLFKLTIGMGELDMIHSAQYPAVFLILLVTYIILTFVLLLNMLIALMGETVGQVSKESKKIWKLQWATTILDIERSFPVCLRKSFRAGEMVTVGKNWDGTPDRRWCFRVDEVNWCHWNQNLAIINEDPGKNETCQANGLQQSVRALRRDRWSTVVPRVVELSKGPRPRDLVVEMEPLTPRH